A single window of Nicotiana tomentosiformis chromosome 1, ASM39032v3, whole genome shotgun sequence DNA harbors:
- the LOC138908718 gene encoding uncharacterized mitochondrial protein AtMg00820-like yields MFAFSAFLSQIEPKHIKEALKDADWIAAMQEELYQFERNNVWNLVHRPSDRTFIGTKRVFRNKLDEFGNTTRNKARLVVQGYNQEEGIDYDKTFAPVARIEAIRILIAFASHMKFKFFQMNVKSAFLNRYLK; encoded by the coding sequence ATGTTTGCTTTCTCAGCTTTTCTGTCTCAAATTGAGCCAAAACATATCAAGGAAGCATTAAAAGATGCTGATTGGATTGCTGCTATGCAAGAGGAGCTCTATCAATTTGAAAGGAATAACGTGTGGAACCTAGTTCATCGACCTTCAGATAGAACATTTATCGGAACTAAGCgggtgttcagaaacaagcttgatGAGTTTGGCAATACCACAAGAAATAAAGCCAGACTGGTGGTCCAAGGCTATAATCAAGAAGAAGGAATTGATTATGATaaaacttttgctccagttgcaagaatAGAAGCCATCAGAATTCTCATTGCTTTTGCATCACATATGAAATTCAAATTTTTCCAAATGAATGTTAAGAGTGCATTTCTGAATAGATATTTGAAGTAA
- the LOC138908712 gene encoding secreted RxLR effector protein 161-like → MISQQKYIKELLKRFEIESSKTIDTSIATATRLDMDEPGSPVNETMYRGIVVYLLYLIASRPDIMFSVRLCARFQSSPKESHLKDAKRILRYIKGTHDLVLYYPSGNNFELIGYDDVDYTGYLVDRKCTSGMAHFMGSCLISWGTKIQNFVALSTAEAEFIAAASCCAQLLWTKQ, encoded by the coding sequence ATGATAAGTCAGCAGAAATACATTAAAGAGCTTCTGAAGAGGTTTGAGATAGAAAGCTCAAAAACAATTGATACTTCCATTGCTACTGCCACTCGTCTAGACATGGACGAACCTGGTTCCCCGGTAAATGAAACCATGTATCGGGGTATTGTTGTATATCTCTTGTACCTAATAGCCAGTAGACCTGACATTATGTTTAGTGTTAGGTTGTGTGCTAGATTCCAATCAAGTCCTAAAGAATCTCACTTGAAAGATGCTAAAAGAATTCTAAGGTATATCAAAGGAACTCATGACCTGGTCCTATATTATCCCTCAGGAaacaattttgaattaattgggtATGATGATGTTGATTATACTGGCTATCTGGTGGATAGAAAGTGCACATCTGGCATGGCCCATTTTATGGGATCATGCTTGATTTCATGGGGTACGAAGATACAAAATTTTGTGGCTCTCTCTACTGCAGAAGCTGAATTTATAGCAGCTGCCTCATGTTGTGCCCAACTACTGTGGACCAAGCAATAA
- the LOC104112635 gene encoding putative F-box/LRR-repeat/kelch-repeat protein At1g11620 has protein sequence MRDRWPRGKKWLKLSSVETIALEQLRRSSTSRETKQEMENNLETKGTWLPYDLLFKVFLLLPAETLCRLRCVCRTLLNMINSPAFVEAHFRQSETVLITQKSFREENIRSPFPLPSDKPNQCYFHFWDIHSGEGHKVCMPNLRNLECVLAACNGLVLARIKKNGGLVVVNPSTRNRIRMPLGTIGFAQECYGFMFSHFTGAYKVVHLFRDEHRHIRCEILNLTTRSWHAVDGPNSGEFGSISTTRRSVSAVGALYWLPKRDSCNHVVSLGFHDEKFQTVPLPINSTKNDRLVEIGGSLSFITHATLNLIQVWILNKEDFRENWIKRYSINRFYDITGFVPLCAWTTEIFFKRRGNPLLHIYNIEAEEMQEVNVGDVQIYMPHVKSLVSWDSPQGQWDV, from the coding sequence ATGAGGGACAGGTGGCCAAGAGGTAAAAAGTGGCTTAAATTGTCATCTGTAGAAACAATCGCGCTTGAACAGCTGAGACGAAGCTCAACATCAAGGGAAACAAAACAagaaatggaaaataatttagaGACCAAGGGAACTTGGCTTCCTTATGACTTACTTTTTAAGGTTTTTCTTCTACTTCCAGCTGAAACTCTCTGCAGACTGCGTTGCGTATGCAGGACACTTCTCAACATGATCAACAGTCCGGCTTTTGTTGAAGCTCACTTTCGTCAATCTGAGACAGTTCTAATTACTCAAAAGTCCTTTCGTGAGGAAAACATACGGTCACCTTTTCCACTACCTTCAGATAAGCCAAATCAATGTTACTTCCATTTCTGGGACATCCACAGCGGCGAAGGCCACAAAGTTTGTATGCCAAATTTGAGGAACTTAGAGTGCGTTTTGGCTGCCTGCAACGGTTTGGTGCTGGCTAGAATTAAGAAAAACGGAGGTCTAGTAGTTGTAAATCCAAGTACGAGGAACCGCATTAGAATGCCTCTTGGTACAATTGGTTTCGCGCAGGAGTGTTACGGGTTCATGTTCAGCCACTTCACAGGTGCTTATAAAGTAGTACACTTGTTCCGCGACGAACATAGACACATCCGCTGTGAGATCCTGAACCTTACTACAAGATCATGGCATGCAGTGGATGGACCTAATTCAGGAGAATTCGGATCAATCAGTACTACCCGTAGATCTGTTTCAGCAGTTGGTGCTTTGTATTGGCTTCCAAAGAGGGACAGTTGTAACCATGTTGTGTCTTTGGGATTTCATGATGAGAAGTTCCAAACTGTACCTTTACCAATCAACAGCACAAAAAACGATCGGCTTGTTGAGATTGGAGGCAGCCTGAGCTTCATAACTCACGCAACGTTGAATTTGATTCAGGTATGGATCTTGAACAAGGAGGACTTCAGGGAAAATTGGATAAAGAGATATAGCATCAATAGGTTCTATGATATCACAGGATTTGTTCCACTTTGTGCTTGGACGACAGAAATATTTTTCAAGAGAAGAGGAAACCCTTTGTTACATATTTACAATATTGAAGCTGAAGAAATGCAGGAGGTTAATGTTGGAGATGTGCAAATTTACATGCCTCATGTGAAGTCCCTTGTTTCATGGGATAGTCCTCAAGGTCAGTGGGATGTATAA
- the LOC138908720 gene encoding uncharacterized protein yields the protein MAAPPNFEEGQSTYRPPRFNGQYYGWLKTRMHDFIMAEDSELWDVIFDGPFVPMKTIGETTVTFPNTRKEYNDADHKAIEKNFRAKKILVCSIRPYEYNRISAYQSAKEI from the coding sequence atggctgctccaccaaattttgaagaaggtcaatcaacctacagaccaccaagattcaatggacaATACTATGGCTGGTTGAAGACAAgaatgcatgattttatcatggcaGAAGATTCAGAGCTTTGGGATGTTATCTTTGATGGACCCTTTGTCCCTATGAAGACCATTGGCGAGACAACAGTCACATTTCCAAACACAAGGAAGGAATATAATGATGCTGATCATAAAGCCATCGAGAAAAACTTCCGAGCAAAGAAGATCCTCGTCTGTAGCATTAGACCATACGAGTACAACCGCATCTCAGCCTATCAATCTGCTAAGGAGATCTAG
- the LOC104112634 gene encoding rho GDP-dissociation inhibitor 1-like has translation MMEGGNNKEEAGPSRGLNFSEDKRKEELEEGDSEEDEHNQDSATDIITTSYVPGPLLSLKDQIEKDKEDESLRRWKEKLLGCLESDLNGQMEPEVKFHSVGILSSDFEEINTPLPVKEGQSKSVLFTLREGSEYRLKLTFSVLHNIVSGLAYTNTVWKAGLQVDQSKGMLGTFAPQREPYIHMLEEETTPSGALARGTYTAKLKFVDDDKRCYLELNYSFEISKGR, from the exons ATGATGGAGGGTGGCAACAACAAAGAGGAAGCAGGTCCATCACGTGGCCTTAACTTTAGTGAAGACAAGAGAAAGGAGGAGTTAGAAGAGGGAGATAGTGAGGAAGATGAGCATAATCAAGATTCTGCTACTGATATTATTACAACAAGTTATGTACCTGGTCCTCTCCTTTCTCTCAAAGATCAAATTGAAAAGGACAAG GAGGATGAGAGCTTGAGGAGGTGGAAAGAGAAGCTGCTTGGTTGCCTGGAAAGTGACTTAAATG GACAAATGGAACCTGAAGTTAAGTTCCACTCAGTTGGAATTCTTTCCTCCGACTTTGAGGAGATAAATACTCCATTGCCTGTTAAAGAAGGCCAGAGCAAATCTGTTCTTTTTACCCTCAGGGAGGGCTCAGAGTACCGGCTTAAGCTAACATTTAGTGTTCTGCACAATATTGTTTCTGGCTTGGCTTACACAAATACAGTATGGAAGGCCGGTCTTCAAG TTGATCAAAGTAAGGGAATGCTGGGCACCTTTGCTCCTCAGCGAGAACCTTATATACATATGTTAGAAGAGGAGACCACTCCATCAGGTGCACTTGCAAGAGGAACATATACAGCTAAACTTAAG TTTGTGGATGATGACAAAAGATGTTATTTGGAGCTCAACTATTCGTTTGAAATAAGCAAGGGTAGGTAA